A region of the Actinomycetes bacterium genome:
CTGGCCGGGCGTGTAGCCGGTCTTGCTCGTGCCGGTAGGCGGCGTGGCGTTGTCGTCCGGAGCACGCGGGACGTCCGACGGCGCGGCGTCGTCGATGAGCGGCTTGAAGCTGACGATGGTCCTGCCGACCGTGCCGTGAGTGCAGTGTGCGGCCGTCAGGAGGACGGTCGGTGTGACGAGGGTGGCGCTGCACCGCCAGCGGCCCTCGGCGTCGTAGTAGGCGATCATGCCGACGTTCGAGTAGGTGCCGTTCGAGTCGACGGTGCCACCGGTGATCGCCGCGGCCGGGAGCGCGACCGTCAGGCCGAGCATGAGCACCGCCATCAGTAACATGGACGTGCGTCGCACGCGGGAAGTTGCCACGGAGATTCCTTAGGGTCGGAGTTCGCTGGAGGGAACCCCCGTCCCCGCGGGGACGCTACCGAACAAGCAGGGCCCTGCCGACACCCGTCTGGGCGAACCAAGATCACCCAGCGTCACTCAACGCGCACGCGGGTGGGCGGTGGCGTACACCTCCCGGAGCCGGTCGACGGTCACCAGCGTGTAGACCTGCGTCGTCGTCACCGAGGCGTGCCCGAGCAGCTCCTGGACCACGCGCACGTCAGCCCCCCCGTCGAGGAGGTGGGTCGCGAACGAGTGCCGCAGCGTGTGCGGCGACACCTCCCGGGTGATGCCGGCGCGCCGGGCGGCTGCCCGCAGCGCCGTCCAGGCGCTCTGCCGTGACAGCCGGCCGCCACGCGAGTTGAGGAAGAGCGCCGGCGACCCCTTGCCGGCAGCGGCCAGCGCCGGCCGGGCGCGCACCAGGTAGCCCTGGACCGCCTCGCGGGCGTAGGAACCGACCGGCACGACGCGCTCCTTGCTGCCCTTGCCGAGCAGCCGGACCACGCCCTGCTGCAGGTCCAGCTCGTCGAGATCCAGCCCGATCGCCTCGGAGATGCGCGCTCCGCAGCCGTAGAGCAGCTCGAGCAGCGCACGGTCGCGCACCGCGCGCGGCGTCTCGTCGGCGCCGGCCGCGGCCAGCAAGGCCTCCACCTCCTCGACCGAGATCGCCTTGGGCAGCCGCTTGGGCGGCGACGGCGGCCGGACACCGCGCGCGGGGTCGGCGGCGGTCAGTCCCTCGCGGAGCAGGAAGCGGTGGAAGCCCCGCACCGCGACCACCGCCCGGCCGGCCGAGGTCGCGGCCAGCGGCGGGTGCTCCTCGTCGCCCTCGCGCAGCGTGACGAGAAAGGCCGAGACGTCCGGCTCGGCCACCGATCCGGGGTCGGCGACGCCCCGGGCCGCGAGGTGGGACACGTAGCGGCGCAGGTCGCGCCGGTAGGAGCCCAGGGTGTTGGGCGCCA
Encoded here:
- the xerD gene encoding site-specific tyrosine recombinase XerD is translated as MTEALDTALRGYLDHLTVERGLAPNTLGSYRRDLRRYVSHLAARGVADPGSVAEPDVSAFLVTLREGDEEHPPLAATSAGRAVVAVRGFHRFLLREGLTAADPARGVRPPSPPKRLPKAISVEEVEALLAAAGADETPRAVRDRALLELLYGCGARISEAIGLDLDELDLQQGVVRLLGKGSKERVVPVGSYAREAVQGYLVRARPALAAAGKGSPALFLNSRGGRLSRQSAWTALRAAARRAGITREVSPHTLRHSFATHLLDGGADVRVVQELLGHASVTTTQVYTLVTVDRLREVYATAHPRAR